Genomic window (Streptosporangium brasiliense):
GGAGTGCGGGGGCGGAGATGCTGCGCATGGCGATGTGAGGTGCGGGCCACTCGGTGCGGATGAAGAGGAAAGGGAGGACCAACGCCCCGAGGGTGGCGCCTAACACCCAGCGAGGGGTCCCGTCGGGCCAGGGGGCGGGTGGGAACGGGGTGAGGACGAGGGCGGCGACGGCGACGATGCCGACGAGCAGCGCTGTGGTGTGCAGCAGACGGGTCAGGCGGAGGCCGCCGATCGGCCACAGCAGGTGCGGGACGATGTCGACCTCGGACATGCCCCTGGGGGCGGGGTGGTGCCGCAGATAGTCGGCCTGCCAGCGCAGGTGCCGGGCCAGCGCGGTGAGCCACCGCTCCACCTGCTCGGGGGTGTAGGAGCCACGGCCGCGGGGGGTCAGCGCGGTCGCGGCCGGGATGAAATTGGCCAGCATGCTTCCCTCCAGCCGCCGCCGGGTCTGGGCTGCCGTCTCCGTGCTGTGGCGGTCGGTGTGAGGGACGAGCTGGGCGGCCTGGCCGGGGTCGTGGTCGATGGCGCTGGTGGCCAGTATCAGCCGCCAGGGTGTGGACAGGAACTCCCGCACGCCCGCATGCCCGGAGTGGTCGAGCCGGTCCAGTACGGCTTGCCAGGCGTGGTGCTGGCGGGGCTGGTAACGGTAGCGCCTGTGCAGGTAGTCGGTGACCTGCGGAACGGTGAGCGGCCGGATGATGATCTGACGGGCCTGTTCGAGCAGCAGGCCGCGTTCGATCAGCTGGGTGTGACGGTCCGGGCGGGTGGTCACCACCACCGGGCCGAACACCGCGCCGGTGTAGAAGCGGTTGAGTTCGTCGATCAGCGCGGCTGCCCGCACCGGTGCGGCGTCCCGCTTGTCCGGGGCGTCGTCCTGGTCGCCCGGCGCCGGGGTGGTGCCGGGGGCGGGGCCGCCGCCGTCGGCCTGGACGAGGTCGGGGTCCATCTCGTCCAGGCCGTCCAGGATCGGGAGGACGGCGTGCTCGGCGACCAGGCGCCTGGCCTCCTGAGGGGACATGGCGTAGCCGAGGACGAGCTGGTCGGCCAGCCAGTCGACCAGCGGCCGGCCGGTGGGCCAGGAGGCGGCGCTCAGCCGGATCGCGACCGGTCCGCCGGCGGCGGGGTCGTCGAGGACGGCCTGGTTCAGGTCGATCACCATTTGGATCACGAGCATCGTCTTGCCCGATCCCCGCTCCCCGACGATGATCAGACGTTGGCCGGGCAAGGCCGAGAGATAACCGGCGGCGTTGGCCAGCGTGCCCTGTCCGGCCAGCGGCCCGCCGGCGCCGTTCCGGGGCGGGAGGGGATCGGTCTCCTGCCAGAACAGCAGCCCCGCCGCCTTCTTCGACACCCACCTCGCCACCGCGCCGCCCTCTGGCTCCCGGCTGTCGCTGTCATGGCCGCGATCGGCGCCGTAGTCGGCGGCCGCGGGATCGGTGTCGTCGAAGGACAGATCGGCCGCGATGACACCACGCAGCAACGCGGCCCGCACCTGGCACTCCTGTTGATGGATCTGGCGGGCCAGCGCCACCCGCACCGGCTCCGGCACGGTGGAGCGGCGAGCGATGACGAAGGGCGCCACGATGCTCACCACGGCCAGCGGGAGGCCGATGACCTGCCCGATGTTGG
Coding sequences:
- a CDS encoding NACHT domain-containing protein — its product is MRNLWRRSRASTRLGLVSLGLTILLSGSIYLIIAAGGPESLAVVANIGQVIGLPLAVVSIVAPFVIARRSTVPEPVRVALARQIHQQECQVRAALLRGVIAADLSFDDTDPAAADYGADRGHDSDSREPEGGAVARWVSKKAAGLLFWQETDPLPPRNGAGGPLAGQGTLANAAGYLSALPGQRLIIVGERGSGKTMLVIQMVIDLNQAVLDDPAAGGPVAIRLSAASWPTGRPLVDWLADQLVLGYAMSPQEARRLVAEHAVLPILDGLDEMDPDLVQADGGGPAPGTTPAPGDQDDAPDKRDAAPVRAAALIDELNRFYTGAVFGPVVVTTRPDRHTQLIERGLLLEQARQIIIRPLTVPQVTDYLHRRYRYQPRQHHAWQAVLDRLDHSGHAGVREFLSTPWRLILATSAIDHDPGQAAQLVPHTDRHSTETAAQTRRRLEGSMLANFIPAATALTPRGRGSYTPEQVERWLTALARHLRWQADYLRHHPAPRGMSEVDIVPHLLWPIGGLRLTRLLHTTALLVGIVAVAALVLTPFPPAPWPDGTPRWVLGATLGALVLPFLFIRTEWPAPHIAMRSISAPALQAGLGGGLISGLLTAGLAAVGSLFGTVKTELVLMAVFGIVGGPVGGLVFGLMGGRGSWNPSADLASPRQAVRRDLVFGLVFGFVFGTVGGLVGGPFGFVFGLAFVMLADFASTQGFAPGEREDEDRLSLVITIAVGFGLMVALGAGVDPPMGIRADLGVGLWSGLVGGLMLAPVGGLTVGSGGAYYAIGIMLAALRGRLPWRFTAFCQWACQAGLLRVAGTGYQFRHRELQSWLTDHG